A single window of Paenibacillus sp. SYP-B4298 DNA harbors:
- the nikA gene encoding nickel ABC transporter substrate-binding protein — translation MKRIRKQAHGKRKASWLILLAMVLCLSACSGNAGTGDANTASRTAGEGNGAGSATPDKQPTDKQKSLTIIHSLPVDTLDPHNGWIALRAGVTETLVKLDENMKIVPWLASKWEARDELTWVFTLRDDVSFSDGTKLDADAAKASFARGIVDSKSLEAALKLASIEANGQELIFTTTEPHPAFPNELVHPTASLMSVAAEQAMGKDAFNMAPVGTGAFKVTGFTPGKELNLVRNEQYWDEPAPISEVKFQFNSDANVRTLAFQSKQADIVYHLAPEALQAIGQDEQLEVQSVTSLRTHYFTYNPLSDQVQDLRVRQALDKLIDREAIVRDIMQGHALAASGPFSPKLPFGSVEEPQQLDQAGALALLESAGYMKGAGGKLEKNGKPLKLKLIAFTGINPELPLMPLLVQSEATKAGITIEIVSVEYPETYIKETSDWDISTASYLTAPRGDSGSFLNSTYLPGGSYNSANIEVPGLEPIVKELNGIGDMEERIKLTREAVKTNNEYRPHSYLIHPNILVGMNKRVTNWRPGAEEFYIVTNKLDVD, via the coding sequence ATGAAGCGGATTCGAAAACAAGCTCACGGAAAGCGCAAGGCAAGCTGGCTCATCCTGCTTGCGATGGTATTATGCTTGAGTGCTTGCTCGGGCAATGCGGGCACAGGGGATGCGAATACAGCGTCCCGGACAGCAGGTGAAGGAAATGGAGCTGGAAGCGCAACACCCGATAAGCAGCCCACAGACAAGCAGAAGTCACTGACCATTATTCATAGTCTGCCCGTGGATACGCTGGATCCGCATAATGGATGGATTGCGCTGCGCGCTGGCGTTACCGAGACGCTGGTCAAGCTGGACGAGAACATGAAGATCGTGCCATGGCTGGCTAGTAAGTGGGAAGCCAGAGACGAGCTAACCTGGGTCTTTACGTTGCGTGACGATGTAAGCTTCTCCGATGGAACGAAGCTGGACGCAGATGCAGCCAAGGCATCTTTTGCTAGAGGGATCGTTGATAGTAAGTCGCTTGAGGCTGCGTTGAAGCTGGCCTCGATCGAGGCCAATGGGCAGGAGCTGATCTTCACCACGACAGAGCCGCATCCGGCCTTTCCCAATGAGCTGGTGCATCCGACAGCAAGTCTGATGAGCGTGGCTGCAGAGCAGGCCATGGGCAAGGATGCATTCAACATGGCGCCTGTCGGAACAGGGGCGTTCAAGGTTACGGGCTTCACCCCCGGCAAAGAGCTGAATCTGGTTCGCAACGAACAGTATTGGGATGAGCCAGCTCCTATAAGCGAGGTCAAATTCCAGTTCAATTCCGACGCCAATGTTCGCACACTGGCATTTCAATCTAAGCAGGCGGATATCGTCTATCATCTTGCTCCAGAAGCGCTCCAGGCGATCGGGCAGGATGAGCAGTTGGAGGTGCAGTCTGTTACCAGCCTGCGCACCCATTATTTCACGTATAATCCGCTTAGCGACCAGGTGCAGGATCTTCGGGTGCGTCAGGCGCTGGATAAGCTGATCGACCGCGAGGCCATCGTGCGCGATATTATGCAGGGACATGCGCTGGCGGCTAGTGGCCCGTTCAGCCCCAAGCTGCCGTTTGGCAGCGTGGAGGAGCCGCAGCAACTGGATCAGGCTGGAGCGCTGGCTCTGCTGGAGAGCGCCGGGTATATGAAGGGGGCTGGCGGCAAGCTGGAGAAGAACGGCAAGCCGCTGAAGCTTAAGCTGATCGCCTTTACTGGCATTAATCCGGAGCTCCCGCTGATGCCACTACTGGTCCAATCAGAGGCGACCAAGGCGGGCATAACCATTGAGATCGTCTCCGTGGAGTATCCAGAGACCTACATCAAGGAGACGAGCGACTGGGATATATCGACGGCAAGTTACCTGACTGCGCCGAGAGGGGACAGCGGCTCCTTCCTGAATTCGACCTACCTCCCCGGTGGCTCATACAACTCGGCTAACATCGAGGTGCCGGGTCTGGAGCCGATTGTGAAGGAACTGAATGGCATTGGGGATATGGAGGAGCGGATCAAGCTGACGCGCGAGGCTGTGAAGACGAACAACGAGTATAGACCTCATTCGTATCTGATTCATCCGAATATTCTGGTCGGTATGAATAAGCGTGTCACAAACTGGCGGCCTGGTGCAGAGGAATTCTATATTGTAACGAACAAGCTGGATGTGGACTAG
- the nikB gene encoding nickel ABC transporter permease yields MLRQLAAKLVQLVVVLVILSMVTFVLMKLAPGDPVLTMLQIGDGALTLADQQAVREEWGLTLPLYEQYANWLGKMAQLDWGRSMTNNRDVWTLLMERLPATLWLTLGALIVLIAISLPLGLLSAVYKGKAPDVFSRGFALLGASIPSFWLALLLVYLFAYQLNWLPAMGSGGLRYLVLPSVTLGVVMAPEYIRLLRAGLLDTMSQEYIRAAQARGVPSWRILLRYTLRAALIPIIAISGISMGALMAGSVVTESLYGWPGLGSLAIEAIRVRDYPVIQGYVLLSGACFLLANWVSELGLAVLDPRIRLRGQEGGRT; encoded by the coding sequence ATGCTGCGACAGTTAGCCGCAAAGCTTGTACAGCTTGTTGTTGTGCTGGTCATTCTCAGTATGGTGACCTTTGTACTCATGAAGCTGGCACCAGGCGATCCGGTGCTAACTATGTTACAGATAGGAGATGGGGCCCTCACACTGGCGGATCAGCAGGCGGTACGCGAGGAATGGGGATTGACTCTGCCTCTCTATGAGCAATATGCGAATTGGCTGGGCAAGATGGCGCAATTGGACTGGGGACGCTCGATGACGAACAATCGGGACGTATGGACTCTCCTGATGGAGCGGCTGCCAGCGACGCTCTGGCTGACGCTTGGCGCACTTATTGTTCTGATCGCCATCTCGCTCCCTCTGGGTCTGCTCTCTGCTGTATATAAGGGGAAGGCGCCTGACGTGTTCAGCCGCGGCTTTGCGCTGCTCGGTGCTTCTATCCCGAGCTTCTGGCTGGCCTTGCTGCTGGTCTATCTGTTCGCCTATCAACTGAACTGGCTGCCAGCGATGGGCAGCGGAGGCTTGCGTTATCTGGTGCTGCCATCGGTAACGCTCGGTGTTGTCATGGCGCCAGAATATATCCGGCTGCTGCGTGCCGGCCTGCTGGATACGATGTCTCAGGAATATATCCGCGCAGCGCAAGCCAGAGGGGTTCCAAGCTGGCGAATCCTGCTGCGTTATACGCTGCGGGCAGCTCTGATTCCGATCATCGCCATCTCGGGGATCAGTATGGGTGCGCTCATGGCAGGCTCGGTCGTGACGGAATCCCTGTATGGCTGGCCCGGACTGGGTAGTCTGGCGATTGAAGCGATCCGTGTACGAGACTATCCGGTTATTCAGGGCTATGTATTACTCAGCGGCGCCTGCTTCCTGCTGGCGAACTGGGTATCAGAGCTAGGGCTTGCCGTTCTTGATCCACGTATACGCCTTCGGGGACAGGAAGGAGGACGCACATGA
- a CDS encoding opine metallophore biosynthesis dehydrogenase, giving the protein MRNSDEVEDNCGKSFGFGNTLIIGAGPAGIHAAVCWSGVSEQLGLLNRAGQHADLARRELELNSYIVRCEVRVSGREQLSGSARIARYYTGYDQLEDGWQTVVICTPGGSYAEVIEGLQPSRLRHLRRIILLSPGIGSGAWIVRMLGEERARVEVISLSTYFGASKFISAESPLLSVVKALKRSIRLGSTIASSDACQAVAELLTAQGILCIPTSSPLAAECFSITTYVHPPLSMSEMALAHIFSQDGPVRYMYKLYPEGPISPRTMGSMVRLWKELSQVLAGLGVETFNLLKFLQDDNYPVREESLGRNIVEQFVELDEVRQEYALYVRYASLLIDPYSQPDELGRYVEFAAVPFQRATMENGVLRIPRIPQEDAQRLELLLRLGARLGVPMPEADGLLAGYKAAYRRFCTGSGTDGEGAEPSIHHVEEQVDAILDFTQNSHF; this is encoded by the coding sequence ATGAGGAACAGTGATGAGGTGGAGGATAACTGCGGGAAGAGCTTTGGCTTCGGCAATACCTTAATTATTGGAGCAGGCCCGGCAGGCATCCACGCGGCGGTTTGCTGGAGCGGAGTGTCGGAGCAGCTCGGTCTGTTGAACCGGGCGGGACAGCACGCTGATCTGGCTCGCCGCGAGCTGGAGCTGAACAGCTATATTGTTCGCTGTGAGGTTAGAGTATCCGGGCGAGAGCAGTTGTCCGGATCGGCGCGGATCGCGCGATATTATACCGGCTATGATCAACTGGAGGATGGCTGGCAGACCGTAGTAATCTGTACTCCCGGAGGCAGCTATGCCGAGGTGATCGAAGGGCTCCAGCCGAGTCGTCTACGTCATCTCAGACGCATCATCCTGCTCTCCCCCGGCATCGGCTCGGGCGCATGGATCGTCCGAATGTTGGGCGAGGAGCGTGCGCGGGTGGAGGTTATCAGCTTGTCCACCTACTTTGGCGCGTCCAAGTTCATCTCGGCAGAGTCGCCGCTGCTCTCGGTTGTCAAGGCGCTCAAGCGCAGCATTCGCCTTGGCTCGACGATTGCCAGCAGCGATGCCTGCCAGGCGGTAGCCGAGCTGCTGACGGCTCAGGGCATCCTCTGCATCCCTACTTCGTCTCCGCTTGCCGCCGAGTGCTTCAGTATTACCACCTATGTCCACCCGCCACTGTCCATGAGCGAGATGGCACTAGCGCATATCTTCTCGCAGGATGGCCCGGTGAGGTATATGTACAAGCTGTACCCGGAAGGGCCAATCTCGCCGCGGACGATGGGCAGCATGGTTCGGCTGTGGAAGGAGCTGTCGCAGGTGCTGGCCGGGCTTGGGGTTGAGACATTCAATCTGTTGAAATTTCTGCAGGATGACAACTATCCGGTGCGCGAGGAGAGTCTGGGGCGGAACATCGTAGAGCAGTTTGTCGAACTGGACGAGGTGCGGCAGGAATATGCGCTCTATGTGCGCTACGCTTCGTTGCTGATTGATCCCTACTCCCAACCGGATGAGCTGGGGCGATATGTTGAATTTGCCGCTGTGCCCTTCCAGCGGGCGACGATGGAGAATGGAGTATTGCGCATCCCGCGCATCCCGCAGGAGGATGCGCAGCGGCTGGAGCTGCTGCTGCGGCTTGGAGCCAGGCTCGGCGTGCCTATGCCTGAGGCGGACGGCTTGCTGGCAGGATATAAAGCAGCATACAGGCGTTTCTGCACGGGCTCTGGAACGGACGGGGAAGGCGCCGAGCCATCGATTCATCATGTGGAAGAGCAGGTGGATGCCATCCTTGATTTCACACAAAATTCACATTTTTAG
- a CDS encoding SF0329 family protein, translating to MSWSKVKQQLESFLSPALQGRVEYRATSYRYLPDKAGQCYITVDKKNILHMGDPASPIRWYQTELEIKNDATIQIPISEEEIEAIRIETQGQVPEDRLQVIARGRKTSVYAKEIMLAQTALSKSDFMTVATRFLSTSIEDCLESKEILLNILALVDRRVGKKRLLNMADKMKAKHPSVQYFYELRL from the coding sequence ATGTCCTGGAGCAAAGTGAAGCAACAACTGGAGAGTTTTCTCAGTCCTGCGTTACAGGGGAGGGTAGAGTACCGGGCAACCAGCTATCGTTATCTGCCGGACAAAGCAGGGCAATGCTATATTACAGTAGATAAGAAGAATATTCTCCATATGGGCGATCCAGCAAGCCCCATCAGATGGTACCAGACAGAGCTGGAGATTAAGAATGATGCCACGATCCAGATTCCGATCAGCGAGGAAGAAATAGAAGCGATCAGGATAGAGACCCAAGGGCAAGTTCCAGAGGATCGTCTGCAGGTCATCGCGAGAGGCAGGAAAACTTCTGTCTATGCCAAGGAGATTATGCTGGCACAGACTGCCCTAAGCAAATCTGATTTTATGACGGTCGCGACGAGGTTTTTGTCCACTTCCATAGAGGATTGCCTGGAGAGCAAGGAGATCCTCCTGAATATCCTAGCCCTGGTGGACAGACGAGTGGGCAAGAAACGATTGTTGAACATGGCCGACAAGATGAAGGCCAAGCATCCCAGCGTGCAATACTTTTATGAGCTGCGGCTGTAG
- a CDS encoding cytochrome c class I produces the protein MQSWLKAESPVPNDLGLMIPGNLPLFEVLIVVGFILHLIYVNIVVAGSVYAVLFELIGIRKRDKVADGLALQLATLVSIHKSIAVVLGVAPLLIISTIYTQFFYPSTILIGKWWLMLIPLLIVSFLLLYVYKFMWDRWQDRKGLHLLFGISGSLILLFVPLIFITNVASMLHPEMWTGSKGFWDSLFRYPTIWQRYFHFMSASFAIIGMYMYWWGRRRGGNHPTPIHERAKTFGKGSALLFTVLQLIAGPILLLGMSEGVRTSFMGGSLFHTLLLSVAVVLALILIVMLYRLYKADSRRLFISSVVILFLIMGMMSWIRHEVRELYLAPYMQEAPRTMQQ, from the coding sequence ATGCAGTCATGGTTAAAAGCCGAATCACCGGTTCCTAATGATCTGGGGCTGATGATTCCAGGCAACTTGCCGTTATTTGAAGTGCTGATCGTCGTTGGATTTATTCTTCATCTGATCTATGTCAATATTGTTGTCGCCGGTTCGGTCTATGCGGTGCTGTTCGAGTTGATCGGTATCCGCAAGCGGGACAAGGTGGCAGACGGGCTCGCCCTGCAACTGGCTACACTCGTCTCGATTCACAAGAGCATTGCAGTGGTTCTGGGAGTTGCCCCTCTACTTATCATCAGCACCATCTACACTCAATTTTTCTATCCGTCGACGATTCTGATCGGCAAATGGTGGCTGATGCTCATTCCGCTGCTTATTGTCTCTTTCCTGCTATTATATGTCTACAAATTCATGTGGGATAGGTGGCAGGATCGTAAAGGACTGCATCTGCTGTTCGGTATATCCGGTTCGCTCATATTGTTGTTTGTGCCGCTGATCTTCATTACGAACGTAGCCTCGATGCTGCATCCGGAGATGTGGACAGGGTCGAAGGGCTTCTGGGACTCACTCTTTCGTTATCCGACCATCTGGCAGCGCTATTTCCACTTCATGTCGGCAAGCTTTGCTATTATCGGCATGTACATGTATTGGTGGGGCAGGCGCAGAGGCGGAAATCACCCCACACCGATTCATGAGCGAGCCAAAACATTCGGCAAGGGCTCTGCCTTGCTGTTCACGGTGCTCCAATTGATCGCTGGACCCATCCTGCTGCTTGGCATGAGCGAGGGGGTACGAACTAGCTTTATGGGCGGTTCACTGTTCCATACCCTGCTCCTGAGCGTTGCAGTTGTGCTGGCGCTTATCCTGATTGTTATGCTGTATCGGCTGTATAAGGCCGATTCGCGCAGGCTGTTCATCTCCTCTGTAGTGATCCTGTTCCTCATCATGGGAATGATGAGCTGGATCAGGCATGAGGTGCGAGAGCTGTATCTTGCGCCGTATATGCAGGAAGCACCGCGGACGATGCAACAATAG
- a CDS encoding c-type cytochrome, whose translation MNFPTIDFGWLGNGNLIGMMAVLHVMINHAVAIGGCVLMVSIEYKGYKDNNPRLDAYARGLSRWILIITTTVGAMTGVGIWFTTTVILPDAIGSLLRIFHWAWFTEWLVFVSEVVLLLTYFYTWDKWKGADKKKHLRVGFALCIMSWLTLVIITGVLAAQLNPGNWVETLSFWDAFLNPTWIPSTIFRTFAAIALGVAVLHLFIRWSLKERRDRIIAQQIFGKWLLISVPIMLLSGFWYMRSLPDQAQVLVKWASGMSETLFVWVNVGGLLLILLLAVLLLDGKPRLPVMLTLFTAAFSLLLITEFEIVRENIRKPYVIYNYMYANGVLKEDAERYKEQGALASAKFTTVKTVTDDNKLEAGEELFRMQCIACHSIDGVRRSRAMTERMNGWSKDAIAQFIPNMHQIRDVMPPFVGTEEEVEALATYLENIVSELNDTEPKQKDQAE comes from the coding sequence TTGAACTTTCCAACCATTGATTTCGGTTGGCTCGGTAACGGCAATCTGATTGGCATGATGGCTGTGCTGCATGTCATGATCAACCATGCTGTGGCGATTGGCGGCTGTGTGCTGATGGTATCCATCGAGTACAAGGGCTATAAGGATAACAATCCTCGGCTGGATGCCTATGCGCGAGGGCTGAGCAGATGGATTCTCATCATTACAACGACGGTTGGGGCAATGACAGGGGTAGGCATATGGTTTACGACCACTGTTATTTTGCCCGATGCGATCGGCTCGCTGCTGCGTATTTTCCATTGGGCCTGGTTCACAGAGTGGCTCGTCTTCGTGTCAGAGGTTGTGCTGCTGCTGACTTATTTTTACACTTGGGACAAATGGAAGGGTGCGGACAAAAAGAAGCATCTGCGCGTCGGCTTTGCGTTATGCATCATGTCCTGGCTCACACTGGTTATTATTACCGGGGTGCTGGCGGCCCAGCTCAACCCTGGCAACTGGGTCGAGACGCTATCCTTCTGGGATGCCTTCTTGAATCCGACCTGGATTCCATCCACCATATTCCGCACCTTCGCAGCGATTGCGCTGGGCGTAGCGGTGCTGCATCTCTTCATACGCTGGAGCTTGAAGGAGAGACGCGATCGAATCATCGCACAGCAAATTTTCGGAAAATGGCTGCTGATTTCCGTACCGATTATGCTGCTTAGCGGATTTTGGTACATGCGCAGTCTGCCTGATCAGGCGCAAGTTTTAGTGAAATGGGCCTCAGGGATGAGCGAGACATTGTTTGTCTGGGTCAATGTAGGCGGTCTGCTGCTGATCCTGCTGCTGGCGGTGCTGCTGCTGGATGGCAAGCCCAGGCTTCCAGTCATGCTGACACTGTTCACCGCTGCCTTTTCACTGCTGCTTATTACCGAGTTCGAGATTGTACGCGAAAATATTCGCAAGCCGTATGTCATCTACAATTACATGTATGCCAATGGCGTGCTGAAGGAAGACGCCGAGCGCTACAAGGAGCAGGGAGCCTTGGCCTCTGCGAAGTTCACAACGGTCAAGACGGTGACAGACGATAACAAGCTGGAGGCGGGCGAGGAACTATTCCGCATGCAGTGCATTGCCTGCCACAGCATCGACGGCGTGCGTCGCAGCCGCGCGATGACGGAGCGAATGAATGGCTGGAGCAAGGATGCGATTGCCCAGTTCATTCCGAATATGCATCAGATTCGCGATGTGATGCCGCCGTTTGTCGGAACAGAGGAAGAGGTTGAAGCGTTGGCTACCTATCTGGAGAACATTGTGTCCGAGCTCAACGATACGGAGCCGAAGCAGAAGGATCAAGCTGAGTAA
- a CDS encoding response regulator transcription factor has product MERPSHILIIDDDARTRMMLKMYLENEGCIVSEAADDFTGLQQAFATDIDLVVLEMTIPLMRGFNLHEYLYCLKPASVLILTSRSELTDKCMGFEAGADDYVTKPFSPRELVHRVLAILNRTRGLHHPSQRLEGSSSLILPDLIFEPKAWKVSARGQQLQLTPKEYELLYYLSMQAGKAISRRQLLQKVWKLTPFKDHRTIDTHIKRLRDKLNAAAPSLGDHIVTIRGQGYCWSLSPQYQEHSVNMTASI; this is encoded by the coding sequence ATGGAGCGACCCTCTCACATACTGATCATCGATGACGATGCACGCACCCGTATGATGCTGAAGATGTATCTGGAGAATGAAGGCTGTATCGTCAGCGAGGCTGCCGATGATTTTACCGGTCTGCAGCAGGCGTTCGCAACAGATATTGATCTCGTTGTGCTGGAGATGACCATCCCGTTGATGCGTGGCTTTAATCTCCATGAATATCTGTATTGCCTGAAGCCGGCATCCGTGCTGATCCTGACGAGCAGGAGTGAACTAACCGACAAATGCATGGGCTTTGAAGCTGGTGCGGATGATTATGTAACGAAGCCATTCAGTCCCCGCGAGCTCGTGCACCGTGTTCTGGCTATACTGAACCGCACTCGAGGACTGCATCATCCGAGCCAGCGTCTGGAAGGCAGCAGCTCTCTCATTCTGCCCGATCTCATCTTCGAACCGAAGGCCTGGAAGGTAAGCGCTCGCGGCCAGCAGCTCCAACTGACTCCCAAGGAGTACGAGCTGCTCTATTATCTGTCAATGCAGGCGGGCAAGGCAATTAGCCGCCGCCAGTTGCTTCAGAAGGTATGGAAGCTGACTCCCTTCAAGGATCACCGAACGATAGATACACATATCAAAAGGCTGCGTGACAAGCTGAACGCGGCAGCCCCCTCGCTTGGAGACCACATTGTGACGATCCGAGGCCAGGGATATTGCTGGAGCCTCTCCCCCCAGTACCAGGAACATTCAGTTAATATGACGGCTTCGATATAG
- a CDS encoding nicotianamine synthase family protein: MKAKYALLLALKSFDYELTHLSSYIRQSAECFELLELKLDALCRFILSEDNHSDWSRWGHLDELKGLGAQLRHTSNQAVCELEKFQCRRLLGQQNHASEYLSLLSSSMQEELEEYEMNSESRVLFVGSGSLPLSALTIARQTGAALCCLDIDEEAAEMGSRVMKEAGLLGQCRVVNSYEDALAWSEQATHVFIASLVEKKQDVIERLRVCIPAKTRIIVRYGNGLKSIFNYPLQAEFGSAWQANARSRMDRIYDTLILTAAVEGVGS, translated from the coding sequence ATGAAGGCCAAGTATGCGCTACTGCTTGCGCTGAAATCATTTGACTACGAATTAACACACCTGAGCAGCTATATCAGGCAATCTGCTGAATGCTTTGAGTTGCTGGAGCTGAAGCTGGATGCACTGTGCCGATTCATCCTGAGCGAGGACAATCATAGCGACTGGAGCCGTTGGGGGCATCTGGACGAGCTGAAGGGACTGGGGGCTCAGCTTCGGCATACAAGCAATCAGGCAGTGTGTGAATTAGAGAAGTTCCAGTGTCGCCGTCTACTGGGGCAACAAAATCATGCGAGCGAATACTTGTCGCTGTTGTCCAGCTCGATGCAGGAGGAGCTGGAGGAGTACGAGATGAATAGTGAGTCGCGTGTACTGTTTGTCGGCAGCGGCTCCCTGCCGTTATCTGCGTTGACGATCGCCCGCCAGACAGGGGCGGCTTTATGTTGTCTGGATATTGACGAGGAGGCAGCGGAGATGGGCAGTCGTGTGATGAAGGAGGCGGGACTGCTTGGGCAATGCCGGGTCGTCAACAGCTATGAGGACGCGCTTGCCTGGTCGGAGCAGGCAACTCATGTCTTCATTGCTTCACTGGTGGAGAAGAAGCAAGATGTGATAGAGCGGCTGCGGGTCTGTATTCCTGCAAAGACGCGGATTATTGTACGTTATGGCAATGGGCTGAAGTCAATCTTTAATTACCCGCTGCAAGCTGAATTCGGCTCAGCGTGGCAAGCTAATGCACGAAGCAGGATGGATCGCATCTATGATACGTTGATTCTGACGGCTGCCGTAGAGGGGGTAGGTTCATGA
- the nikC gene encoding nickel transporter permease, which produces MRRMNCGIRQLWLAPLVSTGGVLLLLFLLLAIVGPLLAPHDPLLIQMGERLRPPSMDYPLGTDHLGRCILSRLLGGMPLTLGLAAAVIVIVVAIGIPIGLLAGYAGGRLDTVLMRLADGAGALPEFLIAVAVAGFLGPGLPNVLLAIACVKWIGYARLIRGVIQSEREKEYVIASIAAGSTGWTVIRRHLLRHAGAPLAIVAAGDMGRMILLISALSYLGLGAQPPAPEWGAMLNDGRAYFQSEPQMMLYPGMAILLVVLACNLLSDGLRDRLDVRSGSLQGNPRRSAEGRRASARTADSLSRLLSARRGRPRRELKAGQEASTLPLPPEQVHSGASGQAGAEPDNRETELLRVEGLCIETQNRSGIKVIIQYVSFSIRAGEMLALVGESGSGKSMTAAAIGGLLSGHMQCDGEICFDGQRLLELSAKERKQLRGSKIGWVFQDYQGSFTPYRKLGSQLREVAQIHLALTREEARQLVLQWLARVGLPPERVYSSYSFQLSGGQRQRVALAAALLPRPTLLIADEPTTALDVVTSEQMMDLISELQREVGCAVLFITHDLRQVWRRADRMAIMRGGTIVEMGNAETIRARPEHPYTRELLAASPRLQRLEPLSEPSSESPPASLVDEGETAQAKHDRQKRRAAGE; this is translated from the coding sequence ATGAGAAGGATGAACTGCGGCATCAGGCAGTTGTGGCTTGCTCCGCTGGTCTCGACTGGCGGTGTATTGCTGCTGCTGTTCCTGCTGCTGGCTATCGTCGGGCCGCTGCTGGCTCCCCATGATCCGCTGCTCATCCAGATGGGAGAGCGCCTGCGTCCGCCCAGCATGGATTATCCGCTTGGCACCGACCATCTAGGGCGCTGCATTCTGTCCCGGCTGCTAGGTGGAATGCCTCTGACGTTAGGGCTTGCAGCCGCGGTTATCGTCATTGTTGTCGCGATAGGCATCCCGATCGGACTGCTGGCAGGCTATGCGGGTGGGAGGCTAGATACCGTGCTGATGCGACTGGCGGATGGTGCAGGCGCATTGCCAGAATTTCTGATAGCGGTTGCTGTGGCCGGATTTCTCGGTCCAGGCTTGCCGAATGTGCTGCTGGCAATCGCCTGTGTGAAGTGGATTGGTTATGCCCGATTAATCCGTGGAGTTATCCAATCCGAGCGAGAGAAGGAATATGTGATCGCCTCCATCGCGGCTGGCAGCACTGGCTGGACGGTGATTCGCCGTCATCTGCTGCGGCATGCGGGCGCACCGCTAGCTATCGTAGCGGCGGGAGATATGGGTCGAATGATTCTGTTAATCTCTGCGCTGTCTTATCTGGGTCTGGGTGCGCAGCCGCCAGCACCGGAATGGGGAGCGATGCTCAATGACGGCCGTGCTTACTTCCAATCTGAGCCACAGATGATGCTGTACCCCGGAATGGCCATCCTGCTGGTGGTGCTCGCTTGCAACCTGTTAAGCGATGGACTGCGCGATAGGCTGGATGTTAGAAGCGGGAGCCTGCAGGGCAACCCGAGGAGATCGGCTGAGGGGAGAAGGGCAAGCGCAAGGACAGCAGACAGCTTGTCGCGGTTGCTATCCGCGCGTAGAGGCAGACCTCGCCGAGAGCTCAAGGCAGGGCAGGAAGCAAGCACATTGCCGCTCCCCCCAGAACAGGTTCATTCAGGTGCAAGCGGGCAGGCGGGTGCGGAGCCAGATAACAGGGAAACAGAGCTGCTGCGTGTGGAGGGACTGTGCATTGAAACGCAGAATCGTTCAGGGATTAAAGTTATAATACAATATGTATCTTTTTCAATTCGAGCAGGGGAGATGCTGGCGCTTGTAGGGGAGAGCGGTAGCGGCAAGAGCATGACAGCAGCGGCGATCGGCGGGCTCTTGTCTGGGCATATGCAGTGTGACGGCGAAATCTGCTTTGACGGACAGCGGCTGCTGGAGCTGTCCGCCAAAGAGCGCAAGCAACTGCGGGGCAGCAAGATCGGCTGGGTATTCCAGGATTATCAGGGCAGCTTCACACCCTATCGGAAGCTGGGCTCGCAATTGAGGGAGGTGGCGCAGATCCATCTGGCTCTCACACGCGAGGAGGCGCGTCAGTTGGTGCTGCAATGGCTGGCGCGCGTCGGCCTGCCGCCGGAGCGTGTCTATAGCAGCTATTCCTTCCAGCTTAGCGGCGGCCAGCGTCAGCGGGTTGCGCTGGCTGCGGCGCTGCTGCCACGGCCGACATTGCTGATCGCCGATGAGCCCACCACCGCGCTGGATGTTGTGACGAGCGAGCAGATGATGGATCTGATCAGCGAGCTGCAGCGCGAGGTGGGCTGTGCAGTGTTATTCATTACCCATGATCTGCGTCAGGTCTGGCGACGTGCCGATCGAATGGCTATAATGCGCGGGGGAACGATAGTGGAGATGGGCAATGCAGAGACGATAAGGGCCCGGCCTGAACATCCGTATACCCGTGAATTGTTGGCTGCCAGTCCTCGGCTGCAGCGACTGGAGCCATTATCA